From the Paenibacillus sp. R14(2021) genome, the window ATCGTTTCATTTGTCCTCCGTCTCTAGAAAATCTCAAATGCGTTTAATAGACGTGGTCTATGGCCCCTATGAGATTTTGTAATTAGACGTATAGAAGACGAGGGGAATATAGTTGTTACTGAAAAAACAAACCAGAGCGCTAAGACGTGGGAGCGGTTAGGAACTGGAATCGGTATCCTACTAGGCAAGAAAATAAGACAAGCTCTGGTAGAAGGAGAGCTAAAGATGGAAGATCGCGAATTCATTACGAAGAAGGTGCCGGCACGATGAAGAGATTGAAGATTTATCCGCATGGCAGCGAGGTCAAAGGAAGCATTATTGTTCCGCCGTCCAAGTACCATCTGCATCGGGCTTTGATCTTCGGCTCTCTTGCCGAAGGCTATACGTCGATTGTTGGAAAATCGGGTGCTCTTCACATTCTGGACACGCTTCATTCGCTTAAGGATTTTGGAATTGCCATTCAGGAGACGGAGAAAGGCTACCGGCTCAAAGGCGGCGCGTATCGTCCGGTGGACGGGCGCATCCGGGTCGGGAGCTCAGGCTCGACGCTTCAATTCATGCTCGGCCTAGGCAGTTTATCCAGTGGTCGGGCTCCAATCTATAACGGTCATAAAGCACTGCGGGAAAGGCCGATCAAGCCGCTGCTCGAGGCGCTTGGCACGATGGGCGTTCAGTGGCAAGCTGAACATCACAAGATGCCTGTGACCATCCGGCCTAGTACGGTACTTGGCGGTCACATCCGCATACCAGGCACGCTCAGCCAGTGGATATCGGGGCTGCTTATTCTTGCGCCATTCGCAGAACAAGATACCGTCGTCGAGGCACTTCCTCCGCATAATGAAATGACTTATGTTCACCTGACGATCGGGATGCTCCGCGAATTCGGCATCCAAGTGGAGGAATTGGCAGGCGGCACGATGTGGAGGGTACCGGCCAAGCAGCGATACATTCCCAGCATGATCGAAATCGAGCCCGACCTGTCGTCGGCAGCGTTCCTGCTCGCATTAGCTGCGTTATTTCCTTCTGACATCGTGCTGCAAGGCCTTGCGCATGCAGGCACGCATCCGGAAGGACAAATCATCGATATTATCCGACAATACGGCGTCAACCTCGCAATCGACGAGCAAGCGGGCGGCTTGCGTGCGCGCCGTACAGACGGCAAAGCCCCGCAACAAGTAACGATCGACATGCGGCATATCCCCGATCTCATTCCGGTCTTGTCCGTAGTCGCCGCGCTCGCGAGCGGTACGACCACCGTCCTGCAAAATATCGGGCCGGGCCGGATGAAGGAATCCAATCGCGTGAAAGCGATGCTGCAGTTGAACAAAATGGGGGCGCGCATCAAGGAAGTCGGAGACGACCTCATCATCGAGGGAGTCGGCCAGCTGACGGGCGGCGCTTCGATCTCGACGTACAACGACCATCGCGTGCAGATGGCGTTTACGCTCGCTTCGCTGCGGGCAACAGGCAATCCGAGCGAACTGACGTTTCCGAATGCCTATCGAATATCGTATCCCGAATTCTTCGATCATTTAGCGCTTCTTGGAATCGATACCGGATTGCAGAATGACTCGGATGAGATACGGATCGCGGAGGAGGCGTCGAACAAATGATAACGACCCAGACATCAAGACAAGATCTTCTATTCCTTAACCGGCTTGCCTTAGCGAACCCGGAGAGCAGCGCGGTCGTGGACTTATCCGATGGCGCATCTCCGATTCACATCACTTACGGAGAGTTGAATACGCTATCGGATCGTGCCGCCCAAGGGCTGCTGGATCTCGGCGTGCAGGAAGGCGAGAATGTCACCTATCTATTGCCGAACCGCTGGGAGTTTGTCGTCTTTACGGCAGCGGTATTGAAAATTGGAGCGGTTGCATGTCCGATGCTGCCGGCGATGAGAGAACGGGAAATTCCGTTTGTCGTCGGACGCGCGAAGAGCAAGGTGCTCGTCATTCCGGATGAATACCGGAATTTCCGATACGGTCGGCTTATTCAAAAGATTCGTTCCGAAATGCCGGATTTGCGCCATGTCATCACCATTGAAGCGAACGATCCCAAGGAATTAATGAGCTGCCTGGGCGGGCTGGCGAGCCGGGAGCCTGACAGGGAATGGATCGAGCGTCGTCGTCCAGCCCCGAACGCGCCTGCTCAATTGCTGTTCACGTCGGGAACGACGGGCGAGCCGAAAGGCGTTATCCATACGCATCAAACGCTTAGCGATGCGTTGGCTGCCCATACTGAGGTACTCGGGCTGACCGGGAAGGATACGATCTGGGTTCCGTCGCCGATGGGGCATCAGACCGGACTATTGTATGGCATGATGCTTGCGATGTACTTAGGCGCCAAGCAGGTGTGCCAGTCCGTGTGGGATGTCGAAACCGCCCGTTCGGCGATCGAGCAGCACGGTGCGACTTTCGTGCAGGCCGCAATGCCGTTCCTGGCGGATATCACCCATGAGGATCGGCCGCCGCAGGGATTGAAAATCTTCGTCGCGACAGGCGCTCCCGTCCCCCGCAAACTAGCGGAGGAAGCGCGGCAACGGCTGGACTGCAAAGTTGTCGGGGGCTGGGGTTCTACCGAAACGTGCATGATCAGCATCGGCTCGGTCAAGCCATACGATGACAACTCCTGGCGTAAGGACGGGAAGGTCATCCCGGGCAGACAGATGAAGGTCGTCGATGAGGAAGGCCGGATGCTCCCGCCGGGGAGAGAAGGATTATTCAAAGTCAGGACGACAGCGATGTTTACCTCGTACTTGGATCATCCGGAATGGTACGAAGCAGCTGTTGACGAGGAAGGCTTCTTCAACACTGGCGACTTGGCCATTATCGATGAACAGGGCCACTTGAATTTGACCGGTCGCGTGAAGGACATCATCAACCGGGGCGGATTGAAGATTCCGGTCTCCGAGATCGAGAATCTTCTGTACCGGATGGAGGGAATCGGTGACGCGGCGGTCGTCGGCATGCCCGATGCTCGCTTGAATGAACGGATCTGCGCCTATGTGTCGCTGTCTAATCCAGAAAGCGAATTGACGCTGGCCGACGTGACCGCTTATATGCAGGCCCAAGGCGTCACCAAGTCCTATTGGCCGGAAAGATTGGAAATTTTGCCGGAAATGCCGCGTACATCCACGGGCAAAATTCAAAAGTACGTGCTTAGGCAATTGATTTCGGACAAGCTGCAGGCTGAATAACGGTCCTATCTTAGAGGGAGACGATACGAGATGAATGATAGCCAATTTCAACAGTTAAAAGCGGAGATCCGATCTTATGTGGACGGACGACTAAGGGAGCTGACACAGCGCATCGAAGAAACCGGGCAATGCGGTCCGGACGTCTGGCAGGAGCTTCGCGAGCGAGGCTATCTCCGATTGGCAGCGCCGGAAGCCTATGGGGGCTATGGCCTCAGCTTTACGCAGTATCTACAGCTGCTCGAAATGTTCTCGGAGTCGCACGGTTCGATCCGAATGATCGTTCACGTCATCAACGGCATTTGGCGGCCCGTCGATTTCCTTGCAAGCGAGGCGCAGCGGGAACGATTCGTGAAGCCGCTCGTGCGTGGGGAAATCACCGCTGCCTTCGCGCTGACGGAGCCGAATGCGGGCTCGGGAGCCGACATCGAAACGTCTGCCCATAAGGAAGGCGATACCTATGTGCTGAATGGGGAAAAGTGGCTCATTACGTTCGGGGATACGGCCGATTATTTGCTGATTTATGCCCGTATGGAAGGTACGGAGGGTTATGAAGGAACGTTGGCATTGCTTGTTCCTCGAACGGCCGAGGGCGTGGAAATTCGCGAGATGTCTTCGACCTTAGGGCTGACGGGAACGGGACATGCCCATATCGTCTTGCATGATGCGCGCGTTCCCGCGGATCATCTGCTCGGCAATGTCGGAGAAGGACTGGCCGGCGCGCTGAACGGGTTTCTGGATCCAAGCCGGATCTGCGTCGGTATGACCTGCGTCGGTCTAGCGCAGCGCGCGTTCGATATCGCTGTCGAACGAAGCCGAGAGCGCGTCACGTTCGGTAAAGCGCTTAGCCAGCGCCAAGTGGTTCAGACGTGGAT encodes:
- the aroA gene encoding 3-phosphoshikimate 1-carboxyvinyltransferase, with the protein product MKRLKIYPHGSEVKGSIIVPPSKYHLHRALIFGSLAEGYTSIVGKSGALHILDTLHSLKDFGIAIQETEKGYRLKGGAYRPVDGRIRVGSSGSTLQFMLGLGSLSSGRAPIYNGHKALRERPIKPLLEALGTMGVQWQAEHHKMPVTIRPSTVLGGHIRIPGTLSQWISGLLILAPFAEQDTVVEALPPHNEMTYVHLTIGMLREFGIQVEELAGGTMWRVPAKQRYIPSMIEIEPDLSSAAFLLALAALFPSDIVLQGLAHAGTHPEGQIIDIIRQYGVNLAIDEQAGGLRARRTDGKAPQQVTIDMRHIPDLIPVLSVVAALASGTTTVLQNIGPGRMKESNRVKAMLQLNKMGARIKEVGDDLIIEGVGQLTGGASISTYNDHRVQMAFTLASLRATGNPSELTFPNAYRISYPEFFDHLALLGIDTGLQNDSDEIRIAEEASNK
- a CDS encoding AMP-binding protein; the protein is MITTQTSRQDLLFLNRLALANPESSAVVDLSDGASPIHITYGELNTLSDRAAQGLLDLGVQEGENVTYLLPNRWEFVVFTAAVLKIGAVACPMLPAMREREIPFVVGRAKSKVLVIPDEYRNFRYGRLIQKIRSEMPDLRHVITIEANDPKELMSCLGGLASREPDREWIERRRPAPNAPAQLLFTSGTTGEPKGVIHTHQTLSDALAAHTEVLGLTGKDTIWVPSPMGHQTGLLYGMMLAMYLGAKQVCQSVWDVETARSAIEQHGATFVQAAMPFLADITHEDRPPQGLKIFVATGAPVPRKLAEEARQRLDCKVVGGWGSTETCMISIGSVKPYDDNSWRKDGKVIPGRQMKVVDEEGRMLPPGREGLFKVRTTAMFTSYLDHPEWYEAAVDEEGFFNTGDLAIIDEQGHLNLTGRVKDIINRGGLKIPVSEIENLLYRMEGIGDAAVVGMPDARLNERICAYVSLSNPESELTLADVTAYMQAQGVTKSYWPERLEILPEMPRTSTGKIQKYVLRQLISDKLQAE
- a CDS encoding acyl-CoA dehydrogenase family protein, with amino-acid sequence MNDSQFQQLKAEIRSYVDGRLRELTQRIEETGQCGPDVWQELRERGYLRLAAPEAYGGYGLSFTQYLQLLEMFSESHGSIRMIVHVINGIWRPVDFLASEAQRERFVKPLVRGEITAAFALTEPNAGSGADIETSAHKEGDTYVLNGEKWLITFGDTADYLLIYARMEGTEGYEGTLALLVPRTAEGVEIREMSSTLGLTGTGHAHIVLHDARVPADHLLGNVGEGLAGALNGFLDPSRICVGMTCVGLAQRAFDIAVERSRERVTFGKALSQRQVVQTWIAEMATDIEAARQLVMYAGRLKDEGTLTPPPASMSKLYALEMLQRVTDKAQQIWGGIGYFKGYEIERIYRDARAQKFEEGTAEIQKAVIAKHVLAER